A window from Pseudomonas frederiksbergensis encodes these proteins:
- the rpmJ gene encoding 50S ribosomal protein L36, producing MKVRASVKKLCRNCKIIRREGVVRVICSAEPRHKQRQG from the coding sequence ATGAAAGTTCGTGCATCGGTGAAAAAGCTGTGCCGTAACTGCAAGATTATTCGCCGCGAAGGTGTTGTTCGAGTAATTTGCAGCGCGGAACCGCGTCACAAACAGCGCCAAGGCTGA
- the secY gene encoding preprotein translocase subunit SecY: MAKQGALSALGKGGMSELWARLRFLFLAIIVYRIGAHIPVPGINPDRLADLFRQNEGTILSLFNMFSGGALERMSIFALGIMPYISASIIMQLMTAVSPQLEQLKKEGEAGRRKIAQYTRYGTVVLALVQAIGMSIGLAGQGVAFTGDFGFHFVAVSTFVAGAMFMMWLGEQITERGVGNGISMLIFAGIVAGLPRAIGQSFESARQGDINIFALVAIGLLAVAIIGFVVFIERGQRRIAVHYAKRQQGRKVFAAQTSHLPLKVNMAGVIPAIFASSILLFPASLGTWFGQSEGMGWLQDISQSIAPGQPLNILLFSAGIIFFCFFYTALMFNPKDVAENLKKSGAFIPGIRPGEQSARYIDGVLTRLTLFGALYMTAVCLLPQFLVVAANVPFYLGGTSLLIVVVVVMDFMSQVQSHLVSHQYESLMKKANLKGYGSGMLR, translated from the coding sequence ATGGCTAAGCAAGGTGCTCTCTCTGCGCTCGGCAAAGGCGGTATGTCTGAACTCTGGGCTCGTCTGCGTTTTCTATTCTTGGCGATTATCGTCTACCGAATAGGCGCACACATCCCGGTTCCAGGTATCAACCCGGACCGACTCGCGGACCTGTTTCGACAGAATGAGGGGACCATTCTTAGCTTGTTCAACATGTTTTCCGGCGGTGCGCTGGAGCGGATGAGCATCTTTGCATTGGGGATCATGCCGTACATCTCGGCATCGATCATCATGCAGCTGATGACCGCCGTCAGCCCACAGCTGGAGCAGTTGAAGAAGGAAGGTGAAGCTGGGCGTCGCAAGATCGCTCAGTACACCCGCTACGGCACTGTCGTCCTCGCTCTCGTTCAGGCTATTGGCATGTCCATTGGTCTGGCAGGGCAGGGCGTTGCGTTCACTGGTGACTTTGGCTTCCATTTCGTCGCGGTATCCACGTTTGTGGCTGGTGCGATGTTCATGATGTGGCTGGGTGAGCAGATTACTGAGCGTGGTGTTGGCAACGGTATCTCGATGTTGATTTTCGCAGGTATCGTCGCCGGTCTTCCGAGAGCGATCGGGCAGTCTTTCGAGTCTGCGCGTCAGGGTGATATCAACATTTTTGCCCTGGTTGCCATCGGTTTGCTGGCAGTAGCGATTATCGGTTTCGTGGTGTTCATTGAGCGTGGTCAGCGTCGTATTGCTGTTCATTACGCCAAGCGTCAGCAAGGCCGTAAGGTCTTTGCTGCGCAGACTAGCCACTTGCCGTTGAAGGTGAACATGGCCGGTGTTATTCCGGCCATTTTCGCGAGCAGCATTTTGCTGTTCCCGGCTTCGTTGGGTACCTGGTTCGGTCAGTCTGAAGGTATGGGCTGGCTGCAGGACATCTCGCAGTCGATCGCTCCTGGTCAGCCGTTGAATATTCTGCTGTTTAGTGCAGGGATTATTTTCTTCTGCTTCTTCTATACGGCGTTGATGTTCAATCCGAAAGACGTAGCGGAAAACCTGAAGAAGTCCGGTGCCTTTATTCCGGGCATCCGTCCAGGTGAGCAGTCTGCGCGCTACATTGATGGCGTTCTGACTCGTTTGACCCTGTTCGGTGCTCTATATATGACGGCCGTGTGTCTGTTGCCCCAGTTCCTGGTGGTTGCGGCAAACGTTCCGTTCTACCTTGGCGGGACCTCGTTGCTGATCGTCGTCGTGGTTGTGATGGACTTCATGTCCCAAGTACAATCGCACCTCGTTTCGCACCAGTACGAATCCCTGATGAAGAAAGCCAACCTGAAGGGTTACGGCAGCGGCATGTTGCGCTGA
- the rplO gene encoding 50S ribosomal protein L15, whose product MKLNDLSPAPGSRREKHRPGRGIGSGLGKTGGRGHKGQSSRSGGTIAPGFEGGQQPLHRRLPKFGFVSLKAMDRAEVRLSELAKVEGDIVTVQSLKDANVINVNVQRVKIMLSGEVTRAVTIGKGIGATKGARAAIEAAGGKFEE is encoded by the coding sequence ATGAAACTCAATGATCTGAGTCCAGCGCCGGGTTCCCGTCGCGAAAAGCATCGTCCGGGCCGTGGTATCGGTAGTGGTTTGGGTAAGACCGGTGGCCGTGGCCACAAAGGTCAGTCCTCCCGCTCCGGTGGCACCATTGCTCCAGGCTTTGAAGGCGGTCAACAGCCGCTGCATCGTCGCCTGCCGAAGTTCGGTTTCGTTTCCCTGAAGGCCATGGATCGCGCAGAAGTGCGTTTGTCCGAGCTGGCTAAAGTGGAAGGCGACATCGTCACCGTGCAGTCCCTGAAAGATGCCAACGTGATCAACGTCAACGTTCAGCGTGTGAAAATCATGCTGTCCGGCGAAGTTACTCGCGCTGTTACCATCGGAAAGGGAATCGGCGCCACCAAAGGTGCGCGTGCGGCTATCGAAGCAGCTGGCGGCAAGTTCGAGGAATAA
- the rpmD gene encoding 50S ribosomal protein L30 gives MATVKVTLIKSMTGRIPNHKLCVKGLGLRRIGHTVEVLDTPENRGMINKAYYMLRVEG, from the coding sequence ATGGCTACCGTTAAAGTTACGCTGATCAAAAGCATGACCGGCCGCATCCCTAACCACAAACTGTGCGTTAAGGGTCTGGGTCTGCGTCGCATCGGTCACACTGTAGAAGTACTTGATACTCCCGAGAATCGCGGGATGATCAACAAGGCTTACTACATGCTGCGTGTCGAGGGTTAA
- the rpsE gene encoding 30S ribosomal protein S5, with the protein MSNNDQKRDEGYIEKLVQVNRVAKTVKGGRIFTFTALTVVGDGKGRVGFGRGKSREVPAAIQKAMEAARRNMIQVDLNGTTLQYAMKSGHGASKVYMQPASEGTGIIAGGAMRAVLEVAGVQNVLAKCYGSTNPVNVVHATFKGLKAMQSPESIAAKRGKSVKEIF; encoded by the coding sequence ATGTCAAATAACGACCAAAAGCGCGACGAAGGCTACATCGAGAAGCTGGTTCAAGTTAACCGCGTAGCCAAAACCGTTAAAGGCGGCCGTATCTTCACTTTCACCGCGTTGACCGTGGTTGGTGATGGTAAAGGGCGTGTTGGCTTCGGCCGTGGCAAGTCGCGTGAAGTGCCTGCTGCGATCCAGAAGGCAATGGAAGCTGCTCGCCGCAACATGATCCAAGTTGATCTGAACGGCACCACTCTGCAGTACGCAATGAAGTCCGGTCACGGCGCTTCGAAGGTGTACATGCAGCCTGCTTCTGAAGGTACCGGTATCATCGCTGGCGGCGCTATGCGTGCTGTTCTCGAAGTTGCTGGCGTTCAGAACGTTCTGGCCAAGTGCTACGGCTCGACTAACCCGGTAAACGTGGTTCACGCCACTTTCAAAGGTTTGAAAGCTATGCAGTCTCCTGAATCCATTGCCGCCAAGCGTGGCAAAAGCGTCAAGGAGATCTTCTGA
- the rplR gene encoding 50S ribosomal protein L18: protein MTDKKVTRLRRARKARLKMHELEVVRLCVFRSSQHIYAQVISADGNKVLASASTLDKELRDGATGNIDAATKVGQLVATRAKAAGVSQVAFDRSGFKYHGRVKALADAAREAGLEF from the coding sequence ATGACCGACAAAAAAGTTACTCGACTGCGTCGCGCTCGCAAAGCACGCCTGAAAATGCACGAACTCGAAGTCGTGCGTCTCTGCGTGTTCCGCTCGTCGCAGCACATCTACGCCCAGGTCATTTCGGCCGACGGCAACAAAGTCCTGGCATCTGCCTCGACTTTGGATAAAGAACTGCGTGATGGCGCCACTGGCAACATCGACGCGGCCACTAAGGTTGGCCAGCTGGTCGCTACGCGTGCTAAAGCCGCTGGCGTCTCGCAGGTGGCTTTCGACCGCTCTGGCTTCAAGTATCACGGCCGCGTCAAGGCGCTGGCTGATGCTGCTCGTGAAGCTGGGCTGGAGTTCTAA
- the rplF gene encoding 50S ribosomal protein L6, protein MSRVAKNPVKLPAGVEVKFAGQQLSVKGAKGTLELNIHSSVEIVEEAGELRFAARNGDQQTRAMAGTTRALVNNMVQGVSQGFERKLQLVGVGYKAQAKGTVLNLALGFSHPVDYELPEGITAETPSQTDILIKGIDKQLVGQVAAEIRDFRPPEPYKGKGVRYADEVVRRKEAKKK, encoded by the coding sequence ATGTCACGCGTCGCTAAGAACCCCGTTAAGCTGCCAGCCGGTGTCGAAGTCAAATTCGCAGGCCAACAGCTTTCGGTGAAGGGTGCCAAGGGTACTCTCGAACTGAACATCCATTCGTCCGTTGAGATCGTTGAAGAAGCTGGTGAGCTGCGTTTCGCTGCTCGCAATGGCGATCAACAAACTCGCGCAATGGCTGGTACCACTCGTGCGTTGGTAAACAACATGGTCCAAGGCGTAAGCCAAGGCTTCGAGCGCAAGCTCCAGCTGGTCGGTGTTGGTTACAAAGCGCAAGCAAAAGGCACAGTGCTGAACCTGGCTCTTGGCTTCTCGCACCCAGTGGATTATGAACTGCCGGAAGGCATCACCGCTGAGACTCCTAGCCAGACCGATATCCTGATCAAGGGCATCGATAAGCAGCTGGTAGGTCAAGTGGCCGCCGAGATCCGCGACTTCCGTCCACCAGAGCCGTACAAAGGCAAAGGTGTGCGCTACGCGGACGAAGTCGTCCGTCGTAAAGAAGCCAAGAAGAAGTAG
- the rpsH gene encoding 30S ribosomal protein S8, whose protein sequence is MSMQDPLADMLTRIRNAQMAEKSVVSMPSSTLKVAVAKVLKDEGYIAGYQISSEIKPLLSIELKYFEGRPVIEEVKRVSRPGLRQYKSVDDLPKVRGGLGVSIVSTNKGVMTDRAARAAGVGGEVLCTVF, encoded by the coding sequence ATGAGTATGCAGGACCCGTTAGCGGACATGCTAACTCGAATCCGTAATGCCCAGATGGCTGAAAAGTCCGTCGTAAGCATGCCATCTTCTACTTTGAAGGTAGCTGTTGCCAAAGTCCTGAAGGACGAAGGTTACATTGCGGGTTATCAGATCAGCAGCGAAATCAAACCACTGCTGTCCATCGAGCTGAAGTACTTCGAAGGCCGTCCGGTCATCGAGGAAGTGAAGCGCGTTAGCCGTCCAGGCCTGCGTCAGTACAAGTCCGTCGATGATCTGCCAAAAGTTCGTGGCGGTCTCGGTGTGTCTATCGTCTCCACCAACAAAGGTGTGATGACGGATCGTGCTGCGCGCGCTGCCGGTGTCGGCGGCGAAGTTCTTTGCACTGTGTTCTAA
- the rpsN gene encoding 30S ribosomal protein S14, whose protein sequence is MAKMSMKNRELKRQLTVAKYAKKRAALKAIIVDLNASPEARWEATVALQKQPRDASASRMRNRCRLTGRPHGVYRKFGLGRNKLREAAMRGDVPGLVKASW, encoded by the coding sequence ATGGCCAAGATGAGCATGAAAAACCGCGAGCTGAAGCGTCAGCTCACGGTTGCCAAGTACGCCAAAAAGCGTGCAGCACTGAAAGCTATCATCGTCGATCTGAACGCAAGTCCAGAAGCACGTTGGGAAGCTACAGTCGCTCTGCAGAAGCAGCCACGTGACGCAAGCGCTTCGCGCATGCGTAACCGCTGCCGCCTGACCGGTCGTCCACACGGCGTTTACCGCAAGTTCGGCCTCGGCCGTAACAAACTGCGTGAAGCTGCAATGCGTGGTGACGTACCTGGTCTGGTTAAAGCCAGCTGGTAA
- the rplE gene encoding 50S ribosomal protein L5, whose protein sequence is MARLKEIYWKEIAPKLKEELKLSNVMEVPRVTKITLNMGLGEAVGDKKVIEHAVADLEKITGQKVVVTYARKSIAGFKVREGWPIGVKVTLRRERMYEFLDRLLSISLPRVRDFRGLNAKSFDGRGNYSMGVKEQIIFPEIDYDKIDALRGLDITLTTTAKNDDEGRALLRAFKFPFRN, encoded by the coding sequence ATGGCACGACTAAAAGAGATTTACTGGAAGGAAATCGCACCGAAGCTTAAGGAAGAACTTAAGCTTTCGAACGTGATGGAAGTTCCACGCGTTACCAAAATCACCCTGAACATGGGTCTGGGCGAAGCGGTCGGTGACAAAAAAGTCATCGAGCACGCTGTTGCCGACCTGGAAAAGATCACCGGCCAGAAAGTCGTTGTGACCTACGCTCGGAAATCCATCGCTGGCTTTAAAGTCCGTGAAGGTTGGCCGATCGGCGTCAAAGTGACCCTGCGCCGTGAGCGTATGTACGAGTTCCTGGATCGTCTGCTGTCGATCTCCCTGCCTCGGGTTCGCGACTTCCGCGGCCTGAATGCCAAGTCCTTCGATGGTCGTGGTAACTACAGCATGGGCGTTAAAGAGCAGATCATCTTCCCGGAAATCGACTACGACAAGATCGATGCTCTCCGCGGTCTGGACATTACCCTGACCACCACTGCCAAGAACGATGATGAAGGTCGCGCCCTGTTGCGTGCTTTCAAATTCCCGTTCCGCAACTGA
- the rplX gene encoding 50S ribosomal protein L24, producing the protein MQKIRRDDEIIVIAGKDKGKRGKVLKVLANNRLVIGGLNLVKRHTKPNPASGVQGGIVEKEAPLDASNVAIFNGETNKADRVGFKVEDGKKIRVFKSTQKAVDA; encoded by the coding sequence ATGCAAAAGATTCGTCGTGACGACGAGATCATCGTGATCGCCGGCAAAGACAAAGGTAAGCGCGGTAAGGTGCTTAAGGTTCTCGCTAATAACCGTCTGGTTATTGGTGGTCTGAACCTGGTTAAGCGTCATACCAAGCCTAACCCGGCGTCGGGCGTACAAGGCGGTATCGTCGAAAAAGAAGCTCCACTGGACGCTTCTAACGTCGCCATTTTCAACGGCGAAACCAACAAGGCTGACCGCGTTGGTTTCAAAGTAGAAGACGGCAAGAAAATTCGTGTCTTCAAGTCGACCCAAAAAGCGGTTGATGCTTGA
- the rplN gene encoding 50S ribosomal protein L14, translated as MIQTQSMLDVADNSGARRVMCIKVLGGSHRRYAGIGDIIKVTVKEAIPRGKVKKGQVMTAVVVRTRHGVRRADGSIIRFDGNAAVLLNNKQEPIGTRIFGPVTRELRTEKFMKIVSLAPEVL; from the coding sequence ATGATTCAGACTCAATCCATGCTCGATGTGGCCGATAACAGCGGCGCTCGCCGTGTTATGTGCATCAAGGTGCTGGGTGGCTCCCATCGTCGTTACGCTGGTATCGGTGACATCATCAAAGTTACCGTCAAGGAAGCAATTCCTCGCGGTAAAGTGAAAAAAGGCCAAGTGATGACTGCTGTTGTAGTCCGCACTCGTCACGGCGTACGCCGTGCTGATGGCTCCATTATCCGCTTTGATGGCAACGCTGCTGTTCTTCTGAACAACAAGCAAGAGCCGATCGGCACCCGTATCTTTGGGCCAGTGACCCGTGAACTTCGTACTGAGAAGTTCATGAAGATCGTCTCGCTCGCCCCAGAAGTGCTGTAA
- the rpsQ gene encoding 30S ribosomal protein S17 yields MAEAEKTVRTLTGRVVSDKMDKTITVLIERRVKHPIYGKYVKRSTKLHAHDETNQCHIGDKVTIRETRPLAKTKSWALVDVLERAVEV; encoded by the coding sequence ATGGCTGAAGCCGAAAAAACTGTCCGTACGCTGACTGGCCGTGTTGTCAGCGACAAGATGGACAAAACCATCACCGTTCTGATCGAGCGTCGCGTTAAGCACCCGATCTACGGTAAATACGTTAAGCGTTCGACTAAGCTGCACGCGCACGACGAAACCAATCAGTGCCACATCGGCGACAAAGTCACTATTCGTGAAACTCGTCCGCTGGCCAAGACCAAGTCTTGGGCATTGGTTGATGTTCTCGAACGCGCTGTGGAAGTCTAA
- the rpmC gene encoding 50S ribosomal protein L29, giving the protein MKANELREKSAQQLNEQLLGLLRDQFNLRMQKATGQLGQSHLLSQVKRDIARVKTVLNQQAGK; this is encoded by the coding sequence ATGAAAGCGAATGAACTTCGTGAAAAATCCGCACAGCAGCTGAACGAGCAACTGCTCGGCCTGCTGCGCGACCAGTTCAATCTGCGTATGCAGAAAGCAACTGGCCAGTTGGGGCAGTCTCATCTGCTCTCGCAAGTTAAACGTGACATCGCTCGCGTGAAGACTGTGCTTAACCAGCAGGCAGGTAAGTAA
- the rplP gene encoding 50S ribosomal protein L16, with the protein MLQPKRTKFRKQMTGHNRGLAQRGSKVSFGEFALKSVARGRLTARQIESARRALTRHVKRGGKIWIRVFPDKPISKKPLEVRMGKGKGSVEYWVAQIQPGKVLYEIEGVTEELAREAFALAAAKLPLATAFVKRTVM; encoded by the coding sequence ATGTTGCAACCAAAGCGTACGAAGTTCCGCAAGCAGATGACAGGCCACAACCGTGGTCTGGCACAGCGCGGTAGCAAAGTCAGCTTCGGCGAGTTCGCGCTGAAGTCTGTAGCTCGTGGTCGTCTCACCGCTCGTCAGATCGAGTCAGCGCGTCGTGCTCTGACCCGTCACGTTAAACGTGGCGGCAAGATCTGGATCCGTGTATTCCCGGACAAGCCTATTTCCAAAAAGCCACTCGAAGTTCGGATGGGTAAAGGTAAGGGTAGTGTGGAGTACTGGGTTGCCCAGATTCAGCCAGGCAAAGTCCTGTATGAAATCGAGGGTGTTACTGAAGAGCTGGCGCGTGAGGCTTTTGCCCTGGCTGCTGCAAAGCTGCCGCTCGCCACCGCCTTTGTTAAACGGACGGTGATGTGA
- the rpsC gene encoding 30S ribosomal protein S3, whose product MGQKVHPIGIRLGIVKEHTSVWYADGRTYADYLFADLKVREYLQDKLKSASVSRIDIHRPAQTARITIHTARPGIVIGKKGEDVEKLRQDLTKQMGVPVHINIEEIRKPELDGMLVAQSVAQQLERRVMFRRAMKRAVQNAMRIGAKGIKIQVSGRLGGAEIARTEWYREGRVPLHTLRADIDYANYEAHTTYGVIGVKVWIFKGEVIGGRQEELKPQAPAPRKKAAK is encoded by the coding sequence ATGGGTCAGAAAGTACATCCCATTGGCATTCGCCTGGGAATCGTCAAGGAGCACACCTCCGTCTGGTACGCAGACGGTCGGACTTATGCGGACTATTTGTTCGCTGATCTGAAGGTGCGCGAGTATCTCCAAGACAAACTAAAAAGCGCGTCCGTAAGCCGTATCGATATCCATCGTCCGGCTCAGACTGCACGTATCACCATCCACACCGCTCGTCCAGGTATCGTTATCGGGAAGAAAGGTGAAGATGTTGAGAAACTGCGTCAGGACCTGACCAAGCAAATGGGTGTGCCTGTGCACATCAATATCGAAGAGATCCGCAAGCCGGAGCTCGACGGTATGCTGGTTGCGCAGAGCGTAGCTCAGCAGCTGGAGCGTCGTGTAATGTTCCGTCGCGCTATGAAGCGCGCTGTTCAGAACGCCATGCGCATTGGTGCCAAAGGCATCAAAATCCAAGTGAGCGGTCGTCTCGGCGGTGCTGAAATCGCACGTACTGAATGGTATCGCGAAGGTCGTGTGCCACTGCACACCCTGCGTGCCGACATCGACTATGCCAACTACGAAGCTCACACCACTTACGGTGTGATCGGTGTAAAGGTTTGGATCTTCAAAGGCGAAGTAATTGGTGGTCGCCAAGAAGAACTGAAACCACAAGCACCAGCGCCTCGTAAAAAAGCTGCTAAGTAA
- the rplV gene encoding 50S ribosomal protein L22, translating to MEVAAKLSGARISAQKARLVADQIRGKKVGEALNLLAFSSKKAAEIMKKVLESAVANAEHNEGADVDDLKVSTVFVNEGRSLKRIMPRAKGRADRIVKRSCHITVKVADK from the coding sequence ATGGAAGTAGCCGCTAAGTTGTCGGGCGCTCGAATCTCCGCCCAGAAAGCCCGCTTGGTCGCCGACCAGATCCGCGGGAAGAAGGTGGGCGAAGCGCTCAACCTGTTGGCTTTCAGCAGTAAGAAAGCCGCCGAGATCATGAAAAAAGTGCTGGAGTCGGCCGTAGCCAACGCCGAGCATAACGAAGGCGCAGACGTTGATGACCTTAAAGTCAGCACCGTTTTCGTCAACGAAGGGCGTTCGCTGAAGCGAATCATGCCACGTGCCAAAGGCCGTGCTGATCGCATCGTCAAGCGGTCTTGCCATATCACTGTCAAGGTTGCTGACAAGTAA
- the rpsS gene encoding 30S ribosomal protein S19, translating into MPRSLKKGPFIDLHLLKKIEVAAEKNDRKPVKTWSRRSMILPQMVGLTIAVHNGRQHVPVLVNEDMVGHKLGEFAGTRTYRGHVADKKAKR; encoded by the coding sequence GTGCCACGTTCTCTGAAAAAAGGTCCTTTTATTGATCTTCACCTACTGAAGAAGATCGAAGTGGCGGCGGAAAAGAACGATCGCAAACCAGTTAAGACCTGGTCGCGTCGTTCGATGATCCTGCCACAAATGGTCGGTTTGACCATTGCAGTGCATAACGGTCGTCAACATGTTCCAGTTCTCGTGAACGAAGACATGGTCGGCCACAAACTGGGCGAGTTTGCCGGTACCCGCACATATCGTGGGCACGTGGCAGACAAGAAAGCCAAGCGTTAA
- the rplB gene encoding 50S ribosomal protein L2, whose amino-acid sequence MAIVKCKPTSPGRRFVVKVVNQELHKGAPHAPLLEKKSKTGGRNNNGRITTRHIGGGHKQHYRLVDFRRNDKDGISATVERIEYDPNRTAHIALLLYADGERRYIIAPKGVSAGDQLIAGALAPIKPGNALQLRNIPVGSTVHGIELKPGKGAQIARSAGASAQLIAREGVYVTLRLRSGEMRKVLAECRATLGEVSNSEHSLRSLGKAGAKRWRGVRPTVRGVAMNPVDHPHGGGEGRTSGGRHPVSPWGFPTKGAKTRGNKRTDKMIVRRRK is encoded by the coding sequence ATGGCAATCGTTAAATGCAAACCGACTTCCCCTGGCCGCCGTTTTGTGGTCAAGGTGGTCAACCAGGAGCTGCATAAAGGCGCTCCTCACGCACCGCTGCTCGAGAAAAAATCGAAGACTGGTGGTCGTAACAACAATGGTCGCATTACCACTCGTCACATCGGTGGTGGCCATAAGCAGCATTATCGTCTGGTCGATTTCCGTCGCAACGACAAAGATGGCATCTCTGCCACTGTCGAGCGTATTGAATACGATCCAAACCGTACTGCTCACATCGCTCTGCTGCTGTACGCAGATGGCGAGCGTCGCTACATCATCGCCCCTAAAGGCGTGAGTGCTGGCGACCAGCTGATCGCAGGTGCTCTGGCGCCGATCAAGCCGGGCAACGCTCTGCAACTGCGTAACATTCCAGTTGGTAGCACCGTACACGGCATCGAATTGAAGCCAGGTAAAGGCGCGCAAATCGCTCGTTCCGCTGGTGCTTCGGCTCAGCTGATCGCTCGTGAAGGTGTCTACGTGACCCTGCGTCTGCGTTCTGGTGAGATGCGTAAAGTGCTGGCTGAATGCCGCGCGACCTTGGGCGAAGTCTCGAACTCCGAGCACAGCCTGCGTTCGCTGGGTAAAGCTGGTGCCAAACGCTGGCGTGGCGTTCGCCCAACCGTTCGTGGTGTTGCCATGAACCCGGTTGACCACCCACATGGTGGTGGTGAAGGTCGTACCTCTGGTGGTCGTCATCCGGTATCGCCATGGGGCTTCCCGACTAAGGGCGCGAAGACTCGTGGTAATAAGCGTACCGACAAAATGATCGTCCGTCGTCGCAAGTAA
- the rplW gene encoding 50S ribosomal protein L23: MNQERVFKVLLGPHVSEKATVLADKKGQFVFKVATDATKLEIKKAVESLFSVKVERVTTLNVLGKSKRTARGLGKRNDWKKAVISLQPGQDLDFSSSAE, from the coding sequence ATGAACCAGGAACGCGTATTTAAAGTTCTGCTTGGCCCGCACGTTTCCGAGAAGGCTACGGTTCTGGCTGACAAGAAAGGCCAGTTCGTTTTCAAGGTTGCAACTGACGCAACCAAGCTGGAAATCAAGAAGGCCGTCGAAAGCCTGTTCAGCGTGAAAGTAGAGCGTGTTACTACCCTGAATGTTCTGGGTAAGAGCAAGCGCACTGCTCGCGGTCTGGGCAAGCGTAATGACTGGAAGAAGGCAGTTATCTCCCTTCAGCCAGGCCAAGATCTCGATTTCAGCAGCAGTGCTGAGTAA
- the rplD gene encoding 50S ribosomal protein L4 encodes MQLNVNDAQAIEVSELTFGGEFNETLVHQAVVAYMAGGRQGSKQQKTRSDVRGGGKRPWRQKGTGRARAGTIRSPIWRGGGTTFAARPQDHTQKLNKKMYRAAMRSILAELVRTDRLVVVQDFAVDAPKTKDLLNKLTGMGLTDVLIVSEVVDQNLYLAARNLPHVDVRDVQGSDPVSLIAYDKVLITVSAVKKFEELLG; translated from the coding sequence ATGCAATTAAATGTAAATGACGCTCAAGCGATCGAAGTTTCCGAACTGACATTTGGCGGCGAATTCAACGAGACGCTGGTTCACCAAGCAGTCGTGGCCTACATGGCCGGCGGCCGTCAAGGTAGCAAGCAGCAAAAGACCCGTTCCGACGTTCGTGGTGGCGGTAAGCGCCCATGGCGTCAGAAAGGTACTGGCCGTGCTCGTGCCGGTACTATCCGTAGCCCAATCTGGCGTGGCGGCGGTACCACTTTCGCAGCTCGTCCTCAGGATCACACCCAGAAGCTGAACAAGAAGATGTATCGCGCAGCAATGCGTTCCATCCTTGCTGAGCTGGTGCGTACTGATCGTCTGGTTGTGGTTCAGGACTTCGCTGTTGATGCACCGAAGACCAAAGATCTGCTGAACAAACTGACCGGCATGGGCCTGACTGACGTCTTGATCGTGTCTGAAGTGGTTGATCAGAACCTGTACCTGGCTGCTCGTAACCTGCCACACGTTGATGTACGTGACGTGCAAGGTTCCGATCCAGTTAGTCTGATCGCATACGACAAGGTGTTGATCACCGTGTCGGCCGTGAAGAAATTCGAGGAGCTGCTGGGATGA